In one Pempheris klunzingeri isolate RE-2024b chromosome 8, fPemKlu1.hap1, whole genome shotgun sequence genomic region, the following are encoded:
- the LOC139205769 gene encoding uncharacterized protein has product MFSFKMLLCAAALTLLAAVVESSSSSGGTPNYNYDLSGSDLTSLFNSPVFEAERVKRPLDGTTTELGPLSHSGVRVTLADDSQWLIHLGKNYGISSDTVVTSARHMSPNWRVVDTVDFNGRKTVSDLVAAGGSDYNFFTNNCHLGSRRIMRQ; this is encoded by the exons ATGTTCTCctttaaaatgctgctctgCGCTGCGGCTCTgactctgctggctgctgtcgTGGAGTCCTCGAGTAGTAGCG GAGGCACCCCAAACTACAACTACGACCTGTCAGGTTCGGACCTGACGAGTCTCTTCAACTCTCCAGTATTTGAGGCTGAGAGGGTGAAGAGGCCGCTGGATGGAACTACCACTGAGCTTGGACCGTTAAGCCACTCTGGAGTGAG AGTGACGCTGGCTGATGATTCCCAGTGGCTCATCCACTTAGGAAAAAACTACGGCATCTCCTCTGACACGGTGGTGACAAGTGCTCGACACATGAGCCCAAACTGGAGG GTTGTCGATACAGTAGATTTCAATGGGAGGAAGACCGTATCTGACCTTGTGGCAGCCGGAGGCTCCGATTACAATTTCTTCACCAATAACTGTCACCTGGGATCTCGTCGAATCATGAGGCAGTAA